The proteins below come from a single Juglans regia cultivar Chandler chromosome 12, Walnut 2.0, whole genome shotgun sequence genomic window:
- the LOC108988752 gene encoding tRNA (guanine-N(7)-)-methyltransferase, producing MAASSFCLQRFFHGGGLGSRGTTNEALCALVRRQSSLSSRHYCSKRVAACAAAAAKHRIYLRSPDLVASEYAELNLPHQVSEELGHIRIRQHVNPLSACFSMPVEVPDWNEVFRDPTLPLMVDIGSGSGRFLIWLAKRHPEVRNYLGLEIRQKLVNRADFWVKELALDNVHFLFANAMVSFNQLVSTYPGPLVLVSILCPDPHFKKRHHKRRVVQKPLVDSIIHNLMPGGQIFIQSDVLEVALDMRYQFDAEGDVLHHMDALDQSVLCDQEGWLLSSPMGIRTEREIHAEFEGARIYRRMYQKRIYN from the exons ATGGCCGCTTCTTCCTTCTGCTTGCAACGCTTCTTTCACGGCGGTGGCCTAGGCTCCAGAGGGACAACAAATGAAGCGCTTTGCGCGCTCGTACGAAGACAATCATCGTTATCTTCTCGTCACTATTGCAGTAAGAGAGTGGCTGCTTGTGCTGCTGCCGCTGCTAAACACCGAATTTATCTCAGAAGCCCAGACCTGGTGGCCTCAGAATATGCAGAGCTCAATCTCCCACACCAAGTTTCTGAG GAGTTGGGTCATATCAGGATACGGCAACATGTCAACCCTCTCAGTGCCTGTTTCTCG ATGCCTGTAGAAGTACCAGACTGGAACGAAGTATTCAGGGACCCAACATTGCCCCTCATGGTTGATATTGGCAGCG GTAGTGGCCGATTTCTCATATGGCTTGCAAAAAGACACCCTGAAGTAAGAAATTATTTGGGGCTAGAAATACGGCAGAAA CTGGTCAACCGTGCTGACTTCTGGGTAAAAGAGCTGGCTCTTGACAACGT GCATTTCCTGTTTGCAAATGCCATGGTGTCTTTTAATCAACTAGTGTCCACATATCCTGGACCCTTGGTGCTAGTCTCAATTCTG TGCCCAGATCCTCATTTCAAGAAAAGGCATCATAAAAGAAGGGTTGTGCAGAAGCCCTTAGTAGATTCTATCATACATAATTTAATGCCTGGAGGACAG ATATTCATACAGTCTGATGTGCTTGAAGTGGCACTTGACATGAGATATCAATTTGATGCTGAAGGGGATGTACTTCATCACATGGATGCCTTGGACCAGAGCGTTTTGTGTGACCAAGAGGGATGGTTATTGAGCAGCCCAATGGGAATaaggacagagagagagattcatgcTGAATTTGAAGGTGCAAGAATTTACAGAAGGATGTACCAGAAgcgaatatataattaa